One window of Chryseobacterium sp. JJR-5R genomic DNA carries:
- a CDS encoding outer membrane beta-barrel protein, whose protein sequence is MKKILCSVLLVYGVLVLSQENAKNDTVEKTGMAEIQEVILKARHKKQFADKAVYTFDEKALEKARFAKDLLQTLPELQIDPINNTLKSTKGGTTLFLINGIEATDMQMRSVTPSEVVKVEYYDIPPARWATRADVVVNLITRSVETGYVFGTDVSTALSTGFVNGTAYAGLTKGKNNFGLEYSINLRDYDNRKVNSIYDYLLDGSHYRTDENKTDHFGYTSQNIALRYTRMVPDQYAFQAKLDMAILTSFNKGTGQSIFTKDDLTEEHAMLKNGSSDYATPTLDLYFSKNTSEKDEFSINIVGSSFKTNTAELAKEWVVSSGAPVFDNDMNLETMQTGIVGELAHTHTFQAGKLASGYRVSNTSISNDLQNLAGFSAYSVNYLEQYFYTEFSGKLRKFSYRIGAGLTNIHNKSAENTFDQWSFTPKVILGYQLKDNQSLRLTSSYRPVSPWSAALSSNIVQMAPNIVQRGNPFLKSQQIFANNFIYSLNNKYFDFNANVFYRYTDRTINQYYVSDENFGYALTYENARNSQQLGVQLSGSYKPFGSSLLVAKLYLAPATETIRTSSGALIKNNYLANNFVLSSEYKSFSLQYQLNIPVYTLNGAFLTTNENQNHVFASYKKKEWTLTAGMYWIGMPSEYKTKSLPESLVDYSRVNRIMNNRSMFILGFSYDFSKGKNTDLQKKLNNSTAPTATF, encoded by the coding sequence ATGAAAAAAATACTATGTTCCGTCCTCCTTGTATATGGAGTTCTTGTGTTATCACAGGAAAATGCAAAGAATGATACCGTTGAAAAAACCGGTATGGCAGAAATTCAGGAAGTTATTTTAAAAGCACGGCATAAAAAACAGTTTGCAGATAAAGCAGTGTATACGTTTGATGAAAAAGCCCTGGAAAAAGCCCGTTTTGCAAAAGATCTGCTGCAGACCCTGCCGGAACTGCAGATTGATCCGATAAACAATACTTTGAAAAGCACAAAAGGCGGAACCACATTGTTCTTAATCAACGGGATTGAAGCCACGGATATGCAGATGCGGAGCGTTACCCCTTCTGAAGTGGTAAAGGTGGAGTATTATGACATTCCTCCCGCAAGGTGGGCAACCAGAGCGGATGTTGTCGTGAACCTGATCACACGTTCTGTGGAAACGGGCTATGTTTTCGGCACCGATGTAAGCACTGCCCTCAGTACAGGTTTTGTAAACGGGACGGCATATGCCGGTTTAACCAAAGGGAAAAATAATTTCGGACTGGAATACTCAATTAACCTAAGGGATTATGACAACCGTAAAGTGAACAGCATCTATGATTACCTGCTGGATGGCAGCCATTACCGTACGGATGAGAACAAGACAGACCATTTTGGGTACACTTCCCAGAATATAGCATTGCGGTATACAAGGATGGTTCCGGATCAATATGCTTTTCAGGCGAAATTGGATATGGCTATCCTTACAAGTTTTAACAAAGGAACCGGACAGAGTATTTTTACAAAAGATGACCTGACGGAGGAACATGCCATGCTGAAAAACGGATCCTCCGATTATGCGACACCGACTCTGGATTTGTATTTCTCCAAAAATACAAGTGAAAAAGACGAGTTCAGCATCAATATCGTCGGATCAAGCTTTAAAACCAATACGGCAGAGCTGGCAAAAGAATGGGTAGTTTCGTCCGGAGCCCCGGTTTTTGATAATGACATGAACCTTGAAACGATGCAGACCGGTATTGTAGGTGAACTGGCTCACACGCATACTTTTCAAGCCGGGAAACTGGCATCGGGGTACAGGGTTTCAAATACCAGTATTTCCAATGACCTTCAGAACCTGGCCGGCTTTTCAGCATACAGCGTAAATTATCTGGAACAGTATTTTTACACTGAATTTTCAGGCAAGCTCAGGAAATTCAGCTACAGGATCGGGGCTGGCCTCACGAACATCCACAACAAAAGCGCAGAAAATACTTTTGACCAGTGGTCTTTTACGCCCAAGGTAATCCTGGGTTATCAGCTGAAGGACAATCAGAGTCTCCGCCTGACAAGCAGTTACCGGCCGGTAAGCCCGTGGAGTGCCGCTTTAAGCAGCAATATTGTACAGATGGCTCCGAATATTGTGCAGAGAGGCAATCCGTTTTTAAAGTCCCAGCAGATATTTGCCAATAATTTCATTTATTCACTCAACAATAAATATTTTGATTTTAATGCCAATGTGTTTTACAGGTATACGGACCGCACCATCAATCAGTATTATGTTTCGGATGAAAATTTCGGGTATGCCCTGACATATGAAAATGCCAGAAATTCACAGCAGCTCGGGGTGCAGCTGTCGGGTTCCTATAAACCTTTCGGGAGCAGCCTTTTGGTAGCCAAGCTTTATTTGGCACCGGCCACGGAAACCATCAGGACGAGCAGCGGTGCTTTGATTAAGAATAATTATCTGGCCAATAATTTTGTCCTGTCTTCGGAATATAAATCTTTCAGCCTGCAGTATCAGCTCAATATTCCGGTATATACCCTGAACGGCGCTTTTTTGACCACCAATGAAAACCAGAACCATGTTTTTGCCAGCTATAAAAAGAAAGAATGGACCCTGACAGCCGGGATGTACTGGATCGGGATGCCTTCAGAATATAAGACCAAAAGCCTGCCGGAAAGCCTGGTAGATTACAGCCGTGTAAACCGGATCATGAATAACAGATCCATGTTTATTTTAGGCTTCAGCTATGATTTTTCAAAAGGCAAAAATACCGATCTTCAGAAGAAATTGAATAACTCAACCGCACCGACCGCAACGTTTTAG
- a CDS encoding DUF3575 domain-containing protein produces MKKYFILIPCFIFSAFNAQETADPPSEKMNIIKTNVTAYAFRNINLSYERAFTEWFSLNMGFGAMPEGKVPFINSFLNDEDERRFQNLEIKSFNFTIEPRFYLGAGYGKGFYIAPYYRYSKITSNTFDFYYDYTLSGATFQIPLKGNGTTNGNSGGVMVGVQFFLTSSRNLVLDLWIAGAHYGAGKGDFTMTSDVVLTPDMQAQLKREIEDLDVPYVNYTVETNASGARVMIDGPWIGFRSGLSLGYRF; encoded by the coding sequence ATGAAAAAATACTTTATCCTCATTCCGTGTTTTATTTTTTCAGCCTTTAATGCACAGGAAACAGCAGATCCGCCATCGGAAAAAATGAACATCATCAAGACGAATGTAACCGCTTATGCATTCAGGAATATCAACCTTTCTTATGAAAGGGCCTTTACCGAATGGTTTTCCCTGAACATGGGGTTCGGTGCCATGCCGGAAGGAAAAGTTCCCTTCATTAATTCTTTTCTGAACGATGAAGATGAGCGGAGATTTCAGAACCTTGAGATAAAATCCTTCAATTTCACTATTGAACCCCGTTTTTACCTTGGTGCAGGGTATGGAAAAGGTTTCTATATCGCTCCTTATTACCGGTATTCCAAAATAACATCCAATACGTTTGATTTTTATTATGATTATACGCTCAGCGGAGCTACTTTCCAGATCCCTTTGAAAGGCAACGGAACAACCAACGGAAACAGCGGCGGAGTAATGGTTGGGGTACAGTTCTTCCTGACCAGCAGCAGGAATCTGGTCCTTGACCTGTGGATTGCAGGAGCTCATTACGGAGCCGGAAAAGGCGATTTCACCATGACCAGCGATGTGGTGCTCACTCCTGATATGCAGGCGCAGCTGAAACGTGAAATAGAAGACCTGGATGTTCCATATGTCAATTATACGGTAGAAACCAATGCCAGCGGAGCAAGGGTGATGATTGACGGCCCGTGGATCGGCTTCAGAAGCGGGTTGTCTTTAGGGTATCGATTTTAA
- a CDS encoding ABC transporter ATP-binding protein: MKQQDTWGIVKRLFFIGMKFRSWFILTLIISIILAMVSTYRPYLTMEVVDNDITKLQDKALMMKHIYILVGLVFAETVLNFFLVYFSNYISQNVIRDIRQRLYNKLIYFKTSFFDKTPIGQLVTRAVGDVETIATVYTDGFLMVFGDVLRIAFVLVMMFNTNVHLSYITLAILPLMVLITRFFQKRLKKAFGDERNWTSNQNSFVQERLAGMPIIQVFNRQASEFRKFDDINITLKDALLRTVFIFSLFFPVVELISSLFIGFILFYGGYITISAGVVIAFIQYISMLIRPLRQIADRFNNIQRGIVGAERVLGLMDEENSMPNTGTVQKDHFDGKIEFKKVHFAYDDKQEVLKGIDFKVNPGETVAIVGATGAGKSTIISLITRLYDINSGNILIDGVDLKDYELYCLRSHIGVVLQDVFLFHGSIFENLTFGDKSITLEHIKAGAKEIEVDEFIESLPGGYDYVVSERGSSISLGQRQLLSFLRAYLSDPKILILDEATSSIDHESEKLIQRATEKITQNRTSIIIAHRLSTIEKADKIIVMEHGKIVEEGKHLELLDKNGYYATLYKAQLRHEVELDAEERK; this comes from the coding sequence ATGAAACAACAAGATACCTGGGGAATTGTAAAAAGGCTGTTCTTTATCGGAATGAAGTTCCGGTCCTGGTTCATCCTTACGCTGATTATCTCCATTATACTGGCCATGGTTTCCACCTACAGGCCGTACCTTACCATGGAAGTAGTAGATAATGATATCACCAAGCTACAGGATAAGGCACTGATGATGAAACACATCTACATCCTGGTAGGGCTGGTGTTTGCCGAGACGGTTCTGAACTTCTTTCTGGTTTATTTTTCCAATTATATTTCACAGAATGTAATCCGGGATATCAGGCAGCGCCTTTACAACAAGCTGATCTATTTTAAAACTTCATTCTTCGATAAGACTCCGATCGGGCAGCTGGTGACCCGGGCTGTCGGAGATGTGGAAACCATTGCTACCGTATATACCGACGGCTTCCTGATGGTGTTCGGGGATGTGCTGAGGATTGCTTTTGTACTGGTGATGATGTTCAATACGAATGTGCACTTAAGCTATATTACACTGGCTATTTTACCTTTAATGGTTCTGATCACGAGATTTTTCCAGAAAAGGCTCAAAAAAGCTTTCGGGGATGAAAGGAACTGGACATCCAACCAGAACTCATTTGTTCAGGAAAGACTGGCAGGAATGCCGATCATCCAGGTATTCAACAGGCAGGCATCTGAATTCAGAAAGTTTGATGATATCAATATTACCTTAAAAGATGCATTGCTGAGAACGGTTTTCATCTTTTCGCTGTTCTTTCCGGTTGTAGAACTGATCTCTTCGCTGTTTATCGGATTTATCCTTTTTTATGGCGGTTACATTACCATCAGTGCAGGGGTGGTGATTGCATTTATCCAGTATATTTCAATGCTGATCCGTCCGTTAAGGCAGATTGCGGACCGTTTCAATAATATCCAGAGGGGTATTGTGGGAGCGGAGCGGGTACTGGGACTGATGGATGAAGAAAATTCAATGCCGAATACCGGTACGGTTCAGAAAGACCATTTTGACGGGAAGATAGAATTTAAAAAGGTACATTTTGCCTATGATGACAAGCAGGAAGTGCTGAAGGGTATTGATTTCAAAGTGAATCCGGGAGAAACGGTTGCCATTGTAGGGGCTACCGGAGCCGGGAAATCAACGATCATAAGCCTGATTACCAGATTGTATGATATCAATTCCGGGAATATCCTGATTGACGGTGTAGACCTGAAAGACTATGAATTGTATTGCCTCAGAAGCCATATCGGAGTAGTGCTGCAGGATGTATTCCTCTTTCACGGAAGCATTTTTGAAAACCTGACATTCGGGGATAAAAGCATTACTTTAGAGCACATCAAAGCCGGGGCAAAGGAAATTGAAGTGGATGAATTTATCGAAAGCCTTCCCGGAGGGTATGATTATGTGGTAAGCGAAAGAGGTTCTTCCATTTCTCTCGGGCAGAGGCAGTTGCTTTCTTTCCTGAGGGCATATTTATCTGATCCTAAAATTTTAATCCTGGATGAGGCTACATCTTCCATTGACCATGAAAGTGAGAAGCTGATCCAGCGCGCCACAGAAAAAATTACCCAAAACCGGACGTCGATTATCATTGCCCACCGCCTTTCCACCATTGAAAAAGCAGATAAGATTATCGTTATGGAGCACGGTAAAATTGTGGAAGAAGGAAAGCATCTTGAGCTTTTGGATAAAAACGGCTATTACGCAACGCTTTATAAAGCCCAGCTGAGGCATGAAGTGGAACTGGACGCTGAAGAAAGAAAATAA
- the truA gene encoding tRNA pseudouridine(38-40) synthase TruA, translated as MRYCIEFSYNGKNYFGYQVQPDAVSVQEELEKALSTILREEIKTTGAGRTDTGVHAKKMFAHFDTGTALDETLSRKLNSFLPPDISVKRIFKVKDDFHARFDATYRTYEYYISLDKNPFTRESAWQHWKRNLDLDKMNEACKILFEYEDFTSFAKLKTDNKTNICKIYKAEWEQHGSELKFTISANRFLRNMVRAVVGTMVEVGLGKIKPEDLRSVIEDKHRNSAGTSAPAHGLFLVDVGYEF; from the coding sequence TTGAGATATTGTATTGAATTTTCCTACAACGGTAAAAATTACTTCGGCTACCAGGTACAGCCGGACGCAGTTTCCGTGCAGGAAGAACTGGAGAAAGCACTTTCCACGATTCTGAGGGAAGAAATTAAGACCACAGGCGCAGGAAGAACAGACACCGGTGTGCATGCAAAAAAGATGTTTGCCCATTTTGATACCGGAACAGCATTGGATGAAACCCTTTCCCGGAAGCTGAACAGCTTTCTTCCGCCTGATATTTCAGTGAAGAGGATCTTTAAGGTAAAAGATGATTTCCATGCCCGTTTCGATGCAACCTACAGGACCTATGAATATTATATTTCACTGGATAAAAACCCTTTTACCCGGGAATCTGCATGGCAGCACTGGAAAAGGAATCTTGATCTGGATAAAATGAATGAAGCCTGTAAAATTTTATTTGAATATGAAGATTTTACAAGCTTTGCCAAGCTGAAAACCGATAACAAAACCAATATCTGCAAAATTTACAAAGCAGAATGGGAACAACACGGAAGCGAATTGAAATTCACGATATCAGCCAACCGTTTTTTACGCAACATGGTAAGGGCTGTTGTCGGGACTATGGTTGAGGTCGGCCTGGGAAAAATAAAACCTGAAGATTTACGCAGCGTCATTGAAGATAAGCACCGAAATTCGGCAGGGACTTCCGCACCGGCACACGGGCTGTTCCTGGTGGATGTGGGTTACGAGTTCTGA
- the lpxK gene encoding tetraacyldisaccharide 4'-kinase, with the protein MKRWYLYPFSLGYHMVTGIRNTLYDLRIFKSTSFRTPIICVGNLSVGGSGKSPMVMYLAQFLAKYYRTAVLSRGYGRLTKGYAVTNYESNYKTVGDEAMQLFERFKNRFVIAVSEERVPGAKKVIEDMDLDVLVLDDAMQHRAISPGFNIMMTDFNDPYFKDHLLPAGDLRESRAGVQRADIIMVSKCPDELTEETKQYYISRIRPGRSQKVFFSSIGYDENVYGREKMLPDNNLNYYEILLITGIANPKPLLAHLARFSQRVKHLKFRDHHNFSDTDIKEIIAEYKKLGAYKLILTTEKDYVRLKSFDSLRDLVYYWPINVIIDKKEEFNQIILDYVRKN; encoded by the coding sequence ATGAAAAGATGGTATCTCTATCCTTTTTCTTTGGGTTATCACATGGTAACGGGTATCCGGAATACCCTGTATGACCTGAGGATTTTTAAATCAACATCATTCAGGACCCCGATCATCTGTGTGGGGAATCTTTCCGTGGGCGGCAGCGGAAAATCGCCGATGGTGATGTACCTTGCCCAGTTTTTAGCCAAATACTACAGAACAGCTGTGCTTTCCCGAGGATACGGGAGACTGACAAAGGGCTACGCAGTTACCAACTATGAAAGCAACTACAAGACCGTAGGCGATGAAGCCATGCAGCTCTTTGAGCGTTTCAAAAACCGTTTTGTCATCGCCGTGTCTGAAGAAAGGGTTCCGGGAGCAAAAAAAGTGATTGAAGATATGGACCTGGATGTACTGGTGCTGGATGATGCCATGCAGCACAGAGCTATCAGTCCCGGATTCAATATCATGATGACGGATTTCAATGATCCTTATTTCAAAGATCACCTCCTGCCTGCCGGTGACCTCAGGGAATCCCGGGCCGGCGTACAGCGGGCAGATATCATCATGGTAAGCAAATGCCCTGATGAACTGACAGAAGAAACCAAACAGTATTATATTTCGAGAATCCGTCCGGGCCGCAGCCAAAAGGTCTTCTTCTCCTCCATCGGTTATGACGAAAATGTGTATGGAAGAGAGAAGATGCTTCCTGATAACAATCTGAATTATTATGAGATCCTTCTGATTACTGGAATTGCCAACCCGAAACCTCTGCTGGCCCATCTTGCCAGATTCTCACAAAGGGTAAAGCATTTAAAATTCAGGGACCACCATAATTTTTCTGATACCGATATCAAGGAAATTATTGCAGAATACAAAAAGTTAGGAGCCTATAAATTAATCTTAACCACCGAAAAAGACTATGTCCGTCTGAAAAGTTTCGACTCCCTCAGGGATCTTGTCTATTATTGGCCGATCAATGTAATCATCGACAAAAAAGAAGAGTTTAACCAAATTATCCTGGATTATGTTAGAAAAAATTAA
- a CDS encoding purine-nucleoside phosphorylase: MLEKIKETAGFIGSIIKDTPDFAVVLGSGLGKLQDEVEAIHTLEYSVIPNFPQTTVAGHSGKLIYGMLEDKKVLMMSGRFHYYEGHSMETVVFPIRVFHLLGIKNLILSNASGGVNPDYRIADIAIVKDHINMMPEHPLRGKNIDALGPRFVDMSEPYSRRMISAAEQVAAENNIRIHQGIYVALQGPTFETPAEYGMIKAIGGDMVGMSTVPEVIAARHMAMDVFCISVITDLGGPDIAFSVSHEEVLNAANKAMPDVISLVKGLVKAYQILP, encoded by the coding sequence ATGTTAGAAAAAATTAAAGAGACCGCCGGCTTTATCGGAAGCATCATTAAGGATACGCCTGATTTTGCCGTCGTTTTAGGTTCAGGGCTCGGCAAACTTCAGGATGAGGTGGAAGCCATCCATACCCTGGAATACAGTGTTATTCCTAATTTCCCGCAAACTACCGTTGCCGGCCACAGCGGGAAACTGATCTATGGGATGCTGGAAGATAAAAAAGTCCTGATGATGAGCGGCCGCTTTCACTATTATGAGGGCCATTCCATGGAGACCGTTGTTTTCCCGATCAGGGTTTTTCATTTGCTGGGCATTAAAAACCTGATTCTCTCCAATGCTTCAGGCGGAGTAAACCCGGATTACCGTATTGCCGATATTGCAATTGTAAAAGACCACATCAATATGATGCCTGAACATCCGCTCCGGGGAAAGAATATTGATGCTTTAGGTCCGCGTTTCGTGGATATGAGCGAACCTTACAGCAGGAGGATGATTTCCGCAGCCGAACAGGTGGCTGCCGAAAACAATATCAGGATCCACCAGGGTATTTACGTAGCCTTACAGGGCCCGACTTTTGAAACCCCTGCAGAATACGGGATGATCAAGGCCATTGGTGGCGATATGGTCGGGATGAGTACGGTTCCTGAAGTAATCGCAGCCAGGCACATGGCAATGGATGTTTTCTGTATTTCAGTGATTACCGACCTGGGCGGCCCGGACATCGCGTTCTCCGTTTCCCATGAAGAAGTGCTGAATGCTGCCAATAAAGCCATGCCGGATGTAATCAGCCTGGTGAAAGGCCTGGTAAAAGCATATCAGATTCTTCCATAG
- a CDS encoding thioredoxin family protein, with product MKKLLLLLMMGIFGLGCSQQTPEVLKTGFSKEALNQKLEDEEGKSISIREILEQHKGKVLVIDFWAGWCRDCLKALPKAKELEEHNKNVDFIFLSLDRSKEGFDKSLERFEMKDKENYWFVEGWKNDFNNYVDLNWIPRYMVIDQKSAIAKYYAISPKDPEIQAAIDRLLK from the coding sequence ATGAAAAAGTTACTGTTGCTCTTAATGATGGGGATTTTCGGTCTTGGCTGTTCGCAGCAGACCCCAGAAGTTCTGAAGACCGGTTTTTCTAAGGAAGCCCTGAACCAGAAACTGGAAGATGAAGAAGGAAAAAGCATATCCATCCGGGAGATTCTGGAGCAGCATAAAGGAAAGGTGCTCGTTATTGACTTCTGGGCCGGATGGTGTAGAGACTGTCTTAAAGCACTGCCAAAAGCTAAAGAACTGGAAGAACACAACAAGAATGTTGATTTTATTTTCCTTTCCCTGGACCGCTCAAAAGAAGGTTTTGATAAAAGCCTGGAGCGTTTTGAAATGAAGGATAAAGAAAATTACTGGTTTGTCGAAGGCTGGAAAAATGACTTCAATAACTATGTTGACCTTAACTGGATCCCGAGATACATGGTGATCGATCAGAAATCTGCCATTGCCAAATATTACGCTATTTCCCCGAAAGACCCGGAGATTCAGGCTGCGATTGACCGGCTCTTGAAATAA
- the dinB gene encoding DNA polymerase IV, whose product MDSSFPVRKIIHVDMDAFYASVEQHDDPSLKGKAIAVGGQHRGVVAAASYEARKFGVRSAMPSKTAKQKCPELIFVSPRFPRYKEISRQIREIFYEYTDLVEPLSLDEAYLDVTENKKGIASANEIAREIRRKIFEQTGLTASAGISVNKFLAKVASDINKPNGQKTIHPDKLEGFLEELPVEKFYGVGKVTANKMFSLGIYKGKDLKKRSAEDLTRIFGKSGAYYYNVVRGIHTSEVKPHRIQKSVAVERTFLEDLFDEQQINEKLQSLSEELHTRLQKNNIQGRSLTLKIKYKDFSLFTRSITRETYFSSPEHYFNTGKKLWELRPFDKPVRLLGLSLSHLNTEEKKLVSVQLKIPFSEFED is encoded by the coding sequence ATGGATTCTTCTTTTCCGGTACGCAAAATTATTCATGTTGATATGGATGCATTCTATGCTTCCGTAGAGCAGCATGACGATCCTTCCTTAAAGGGAAAGGCTATTGCCGTGGGCGGGCAGCACCGTGGCGTGGTAGCCGCAGCCAGTTATGAAGCCCGGAAATTCGGGGTCCGTTCCGCCATGCCTAGCAAAACCGCAAAACAAAAATGCCCTGAACTGATTTTCGTATCCCCCCGCTTTCCGCGGTATAAAGAAATTTCCAGGCAGATCCGTGAAATATTTTATGAATATACTGATCTGGTGGAGCCCCTTTCTCTAGACGAAGCGTATCTTGACGTTACAGAAAATAAAAAGGGAATAGCATCTGCCAACGAAATTGCGCGGGAAATCCGCCGTAAGATCTTTGAACAGACCGGGTTAACAGCTTCGGCAGGGATTTCCGTCAATAAATTTTTAGCCAAAGTAGCATCCGACATCAATAAGCCCAACGGGCAGAAAACCATTCATCCTGATAAACTGGAGGGCTTTCTTGAAGAGCTGCCTGTTGAAAAATTTTACGGCGTGGGGAAAGTTACCGCCAATAAAATGTTCAGCCTGGGCATCTATAAAGGCAAAGACCTGAAGAAAAGATCGGCGGAAGACCTTACAAGAATATTCGGGAAATCAGGAGCGTATTATTACAATGTGGTCCGCGGCATCCATACTTCCGAAGTAAAGCCGCACCGCATCCAGAAAAGCGTAGCGGTAGAACGCACCTTCCTTGAAGATCTTTTTGATGAGCAGCAGATCAACGAAAAGCTGCAGAGCTTAAGTGAGGAGCTTCATACGCGCCTGCAGAAAAACAATATTCAGGGAAGATCGTTAACATTAAAAATCAAATACAAAGACTTTTCACTTTTCACCCGGAGCATTACACGGGAAACATATTTCTCGTCTCCTGAACACTATTTCAATACCGGTAAAAAACTTTGGGAACTCCGCCCTTTTGACAAGCCTGTACGCCTGCTGGGCTTGTCCCTATCTCATCTTAATACAGAAGAAAAAAAACTGGTTTCCGTACAGTTAAAAATCCCATTTTCCGAGTTTGAGGATTGA
- a CDS encoding alpha-amylase, producing MNETMIQYFHWYIEEGGILWKQAEKEAGHLEELGITSVWFPPAYKAAGGKHSVGYDTYDLFDLGEFDQKDTVATKYGTKEDYLSAIKALKERNIKLIVDIVLNHKGGGDELETFKVVKVDEEDREKIISDEFDIQSYTKFNFPGRNKKYSDFEWTFTCFSGVDYAEGMDSNIYKIKSEYGDSWEEMIDDEKGNYDYLMFNDIEHRNPHVREELNHWGKWYFDQTDFDGVRLDAVKHISYDFYKEWLTMLRSNTGKNIFAVGEYWAPGRLPLLQKYIAFTEGCMSLFDSSLHHNFHNASIEGNSYDLRRIFDETLTKEDPLHSVTLVDNHDTQPLQDLEAPVETWFKPLGYAMILLRQDGYPCVFYPDLYGAHYVDKDKEGNDQEIFLDKVDGIEELLKARKYHAYGEQRDFFEDANCLGWVRDGDEEHSGCAVVLSNKDAYEKPMEMGEKYIGKVFYDMLGRTEDKVTIDENGWGTFPVPAGNVSVWIAE from the coding sequence ATGAATGAAACGATGATTCAGTATTTCCACTGGTATATAGAAGAAGGCGGAATACTGTGGAAACAGGCTGAAAAAGAAGCCGGTCACTTAGAAGAACTCGGAATTACATCGGTATGGTTTCCGCCCGCCTACAAGGCTGCCGGCGGTAAACATTCTGTAGGATATGATACTTATGACCTGTTTGACCTTGGGGAATTTGACCAGAAAGATACTGTAGCCACAAAATACGGTACGAAGGAAGATTACCTCAGTGCCATTAAAGCGCTTAAGGAACGCAATATCAAGTTAATTGTGGACATTGTCCTTAACCATAAAGGCGGCGGTGATGAACTGGAAACGTTCAAAGTCGTAAAAGTAGATGAAGAGGACAGGGAAAAAATTATCTCTGATGAGTTCGACATTCAATCGTATACAAAGTTTAATTTTCCGGGCAGGAATAAAAAATATTCTGATTTTGAGTGGACTTTTACCTGTTTCAGCGGTGTAGACTATGCAGAAGGCATGGACTCAAATATTTATAAAATCAAATCTGAATACGGCGACAGCTGGGAAGAGATGATTGATGATGAAAAAGGGAATTACGATTACCTGATGTTCAATGATATTGAACACAGAAATCCCCACGTCCGCGAAGAGCTCAACCACTGGGGGAAATGGTATTTTGACCAGACGGATTTTGACGGCGTAAGGCTTGATGCCGTGAAACATATTTCTTATGACTTTTATAAAGAATGGCTGACCATGCTGCGCTCCAATACCGGTAAAAATATTTTTGCTGTAGGAGAATACTGGGCACCGGGACGTTTACCGCTGCTTCAGAAATACATTGCCTTTACCGAAGGCTGTATGAGCCTGTTTGACAGTTCCCTGCATCATAATTTCCATAATGCATCCATTGAAGGAAACTCATATGATCTGAGAAGGATTTTCGATGAAACCCTTACAAAAGAAGATCCGCTGCACTCGGTAACACTGGTAGACAATCATGATACGCAGCCCCTGCAGGATCTTGAAGCCCCTGTTGAAACATGGTTCAAGCCACTGGGCTATGCCATGATCCTGCTTAGGCAGGACGGTTACCCGTGTGTATTCTACCCTGATCTGTACGGCGCCCATTATGTGGACAAAGACAAGGAAGGCAACGACCAAGAAATATTCTTGGATAAAGTGGACGGAATCGAAGAATTGCTGAAAGCCCGTAAATACCATGCATATGGTGAGCAGAGAGACTTTTTCGAGGATGCCAACTGTCTTGGATGGGTTCGTGACGGAGATGAAGAACATTCCGGATGCGCTGTAGTCCTGAGTAACAAAGATGCTTATGAAAAACCTATGGAAATGGGTGAAAAATACATCGGAAAAGTATTCTACGATATGCTGGGAAGAACTGAGGATAAAGTGACGATTGATGAAAACGGATGGGGAACCTTCCCTGTTCCGGCAGGAAATGTAAGTGTCTGGATTGCTGAATAA